Below is a genomic region from Halodesulfovibrio sp..
AAGATAGTAAGTTTTTGTATGCTGTGCCCTGAGTTCACCCAAAAAATAAAGCGTACGGGTTCTGCACCATTCTTCCTCTCTGGTTGAATGGCGTATTGACCCGGTAGCGGTGTTCCTCCAACGTTCTGGGAGTGCTGTCTTTTGAGGGCATACCTGCTGGTTACGCGTTTTCGCGCATCGCTTCAAGACCTTCACCGACCATAGTCGGGATGAATTCCTGAATATCATATGAGACAAGGTTTTCTAAGTAAAACGGGTCGAGCTGTAAGGCTTTGTCCAGCTCCTCTCGAGAATCGAATCGAGCAAGGATAACACCGCCAGTGCGTGGAACTTTTCTGCCAGACGCAATAAAGTTGCCAGCAGCGTACTGTTTTTTCAAATATTCAACGTGTGCTTCAAGGTGCTCGTCGATCTTATTAATGCTGCAAGTGTATGTGAGGGAGACAATGAACATGGTAATTCCTTTTTATATATAGTGATGTGTGGTAATGAAAAAAAGTTTTTATCACGAAAACAGGCGGGCATTTTATGAAATAGAACATTGAAGTCAAGGCTTGTCCTGATTGTGGGATAATCAAATGTTCTAGTATTGTAGTAAGATAGGTATAGAGAAGTGAGCTGTTGGTGGGTTTTTGTATTGTAGAAAATTAAAATAGCGTGTTTCTTTCTATAGTTTTTTCAAAACAGTAAAAGATTACAATGCAGTAGTTTTTGATAGGTAATTTTGTGCTTAAATCTAAATTATTTTTGTGTGCCTATACTTTCTAATAGAATCTTTTTTATGTCACTTTAAGACGATAAAAGAGACCGTATCTACAACGGGGGACACTATGTTTAAAAACTACGGATTGT
It encodes:
- a CDS encoding YciI family protein, producing MFIVSLTYTCSINKIDEHLEAHVEYLKKQYAAGNFIASGRKVPRTGGVILARFDSREELDKALQLDPFYLENLVSYDIQEFIPTMVGEGLEAMRENA